From Triticum urartu cultivar G1812 chromosome 2, Tu2.1, whole genome shotgun sequence, a single genomic window includes:
- the LOC125535080 gene encoding berberine bridge enzyme-like Cyn d 4: protein MRSIAFGRKRFHRLQDACGDFIKYQDATFSKATYDYFWHAIASDVSCVGRNLRDLAREARHQPHDPRPLWREHRPRARGGVLYSIQYMNFWAVDGDSAALTTWVRDVYTFMEPHVSKNPREAYVNYRDLDLGENVVGADNVTSYEAGKLWGEKYYKDNFRRLAMAKRQIDPHGYFRKEQSITPLDADEQRVVMRNVAVA, encoded by the exons ATGAGATCAATTGCATT TGGAAGGAAGCGTTTTCATCGACTGCAAGACGCTTGTGGTGACTTCATAAAATATCAAGATGCCACCTTCAGCAAGGCCACATATGACTACTTCTGGCATGCCATAGCCAGCGACGTGTCATGTGTGGGACGAAATCTTCGCGACCTGGCTCGCGAGGCCAGACACCAGCCTCATGATCCTAGACCCCTATGGCGGGAACATCGCCCGCGTGCCCGCGGCGGCGTGCTGTACAGCATCCAGTACATGAACTTCTGGGCTGTCGACGGCGACAGTGCGGCGTTGACGACGTGGGTCAGGGACGTCTACACGTTCATGGAGCCCCACGTGAGCAAGAACCCAAGGGAGGCGTACGTGAACTACAGGGACCTGGACCTCGGCGAGAATGTCGTTGGAGCGGACAACGTCACGAGCTACGAGGCCGGCAAGCTCTGGGGCGAGAAGTACTACAAGGATAACTTCAGGAGGCTCGCCATGGCCAAGCGTCAGATAGATCCTCACGGCTACTTCAGGAAAGAGCAGAGCATCACGCCGCTTGATGCGGATGAGCAACGAGTGGTCATGAGGAATGTGGCGG TTGCCTGA
- the LOC125541063 gene encoding berberine bridge enzyme-like Cyn d 4 has translation MQSSMAPSRIMALLAMLLVSRLFFCSQASSDGFLACLTASVPEQLLFTRSSPSFASVLASSVRNRRFLTQATVRPICIVTAMNASHVQAAVVCGRRHGVRLRVRSGGHDYEGLSFRSTRLETFAVIDLAGLRSVRVSLGSPREEAPSTAWVDSGATLGELYHAIGKASDRLAFPAGLCPTVGVGGHLSGGGFGMLLRKHGLAADHVVDATLVDAEGRVLDRDAMGQDVFWAIRGGGGGGSFGIVLSWQVKLVAVPPAVTAFTIPKSVEQGAVDILTKWQEVAPALPDDLFVRVLVQRQVAKFQALYLGTCDALLPVMRHRFPELGVNHKHCKEMTWLQSVPYVYLGGDATVEDILNRTDPVDTTSSKATSDYVRHAIASDVWEEIFATWLARPDAGLMILDPYGGSIAGVPESATPFSHRAGVLYNVQYMNFWGGGGGDGAAQKRWIRDMYAFMEPHVSKNPREAYVNYRDLDLGTNVVVGNVTSYEAGKVWGEKYYKDNFRRLAMAKRQIDPDDYFRNEQSIPPLDADEQPLITRDVAPKGYANPISSNRFDIFGCVGICLVYICIRFYAPILCIRF, from the coding sequence ATGCAGAGCTCGATGGCCCCGTCCCGTATCATGGCGCTGCTAGCAATGCTCTTGGTCTCTCGCTTGTTCTTCTGCTCCCAAGCTTCCTCCGATGGCTTCCTCGCGTGCCTCACGGCGTCCGTGCCCGAGCAGCTCCTCTTCACCCGGAGCTCGCCGTCGTTCGCGTCGGTCCTGGCGTCCTCCGTTCGGAACCGCAGGTTCCTCACGCAGGCGACGGTGCGGCCGATCTGCATCGTTACGGCGATGAACGCCTCGCACGTCCAGGCCGCCGTCGTGTGCGGCCGCCGGCACGGCGTCCGCCTCCGTGTGCGCAGCGGCGGGCACGACTACGAGGGCCTCTCGTTCAGGTCTACGCGCCTCGAGACATTCGCCGTGATTGACCTCGCCGGCCTCCGCTCCGTGCGCGTCAGCCTTGGCAGCCCGCGGGAGGAAGCGCCATCCACCGCGTGGGTGGACTCCGGCGCGACGCTCGGGGAGCTGTATCATGCTATCGGGAAGGCGAGTGACCGGCTGGCGTTCCCAGCGGGCCTGTGCCCGACGGTGGGCGTCGGCGGACATCTcagcggcggcggcttcggcatGCTGCTGCGCAAGCATGGCCTGGCCGCCGACCACGTCGTGGACGCCACGCTTGTTGACGCCGAGGGGAGGGTCCTGGACAGGGACGCCATGGGCCAGGACGTCTTTTGGGCCatccgcggcggcggcggcggcgggagcttCGGGATCGTGCTGTCGTGGCAGGTGAAGCTCGTGGCCGTGCCGCCGGCGGTCACCGCGTTCACGATCCCCAAGTCCGTCGAGCAGGGCGCCGTGGACATCCTCACCAAGTGGCAGGAGGTCGCGCCGGCTCTCCCTGACGACTTGTTCGTGAGGGTGCTCGTCCAACGACAGGTGGCCAAATTCCAGGCCCTATACCTAGGCACCTGCGACGCGCTCCTGCCGGTGATGCGCCACCGCTTCCCAGAGCTCGGCGTGAATCATAAGCACTGCAAGGAAATGACCTGGCTCCAGTCCGTGCCCTACGTCTACCTGGGCGGCGACGCCACCGTGGAGGACATCTTGAACCGGACCGACCCCGTGGACACCACCTCCAGCAAGGCCACGTCCGACTACGTCCGGCATGCGATCGCCAGCGACGTGTGGGAGGAAATCTTCGCGACCTGGCTCGCGAGGCCGGACGCGGGGCTGATGATCCTGGACCCCTACGGCGGGAGCATCGCCGGCGTGCCGGAGTCCGCGACACCATTCTCACACCGCGCCGGCGTGCTGTATAACGTGCAGTACATGAACttctggggcggcggcggcggcgacggcgcggcgcAGAAGAGGTGGATCAGGGACATGTACGCGTTCATGGAGCCGCACGTGAGCAAGAACCCGAGGGAGGCGTACGTGAACTACAGGGACCTTGACCTCGGGACGAACGTGGTCGTCGGCAACGTCACCAGCTACGAGGCCGGCAAGGTCTGGGGCGAGAAGTACTACAAGGATAACTTCAGGAGGCTCGCCATGGCCAAGCGTCAGATAGACCCCGACGACTACTTCAGGAATGAGCAGAGCATCCCGCCGCTTGATGCTGACGAGCAACCACTGATCACGAGGGACGTGGCGCCTAAGGGTTACGCTAATCCTATTTCGTCGAATCGTTTTGACATATTTGGTTGTGTGGGTATCTGTCTTGTGTATATATGCATCCGATTTTATGCTCCGATTTTATGCATCCGATTTTAA